One Cucurbita pepo subsp. pepo cultivar mu-cu-16 chromosome LG11, ASM280686v2, whole genome shotgun sequence DNA window includes the following coding sequences:
- the LOC111804764 gene encoding vesicle-associated protein 2-2-like, translating to MDMRLLEVYPNELKFTFQAKKQESCTIQLKNNTFNHVAFKVKTTNFKKYCVRPNMGIIKPLSSCEVTFTMQAQSVAPLDMVCKDKFLIQSTVVPIETTIDDITSTTMFGKSGSKNIEETKLNTIIVIPNVEPLRKEVAIEVLDQSNDEQMEELKLKITKLEVKLHEAMVAISKLEQERPSNLKAKSFKNNCSIL from the exons TTCAAGCAAAGAAACAAGAGTCATGCACAattcaacttaaaaataaCACATTTAACCATGTTGCTTTTAAG GTTAAGACCACAAACTTTAAGAAATATTGTGTACGACCAAACATGGGCATCATCAAGCCATTGTCCTCTTGTGAAGTCACAT TTACTATGCAAGCACAAAGCGTGGCTCCACTTGATATGGTGTGCAAAGACAAGTTCTTAATCCAGAGCACCGTGGTTCCTATTGAGACAACCATTGATGATATTACATCCACTACAATG TTTGGAAAAAGTGGTAGCAAGAACATAGAAGAGACGAAGTTGAATACAATCATTGTTATCCCAAATGTTGAACCATTGAGGAAAGAGGTTGCTATTGAAGTGTTAGATCAAAGTAATGATGAGCAAATGGAagagttgaagttgaagatcACTAAACTTGAAGTAAAGCTTCATGAG GCCATGGTTGCTATTTCAAAGCTAGAACAAGAGAGGCCAAGCAATCTTAAAGCCAAATCCTTCAAGAACAATTGTTCAATTCTTTGA